A genomic stretch from Bosea sp. F3-2 includes:
- a CDS encoding SDR family oxidoreductase produces MSGALAGRRILITGAAKGIGLATAERFVKEGARVAALDRDAKALAALAGRFQGDKLCTFEVDVSDLASVSATVADTAATLGGIDGVVSSAGIDLIADIEAMALADWNRIIAVNLTGPMLVAQAAYPHLKAAGGGTIVNVSSGAGLSPLKHRTAYCASKAGLQMAAKALAMEAAEFGIRVNTICPGAVETELFRTSIDTAPDPVAAYEAVRARYALQRVASPEEIAAAILWLTSAESSYVTGTAIAVDGGRTFH; encoded by the coding sequence ATGAGCGGCGCGCTCGCCGGCCGGCGCATCCTGATCACCGGCGCGGCCAAGGGCATCGGCCTCGCCACGGCCGAGCGCTTCGTGAAGGAAGGCGCGCGGGTTGCGGCGCTCGATCGCGATGCCAAGGCGCTGGCGGCGCTGGCCGGGCGTTTCCAGGGGGACAAGCTTTGCACCTTCGAGGTCGATGTGTCCGACCTCGCTTCGGTTAGCGCCACCGTTGCCGACACTGCCGCCACGCTCGGTGGGATCGACGGTGTCGTCAGCTCGGCGGGGATCGACCTCATCGCCGATATCGAGGCCATGGCGCTCGCCGATTGGAACCGCATCATCGCGGTCAATCTGACGGGTCCGATGCTGGTGGCGCAGGCCGCCTATCCCCATCTCAAGGCAGCGGGCGGCGGTACCATCGTCAATGTCTCGTCCGGAGCCGGCCTCTCGCCGCTGAAGCATCGCACCGCCTATTGCGCCTCCAAGGCCGGCTTGCAGATGGCGGCGAAGGCGCTCGCCATGGAGGCTGCGGAATTCGGCATCCGCGTCAACACGATCTGCCCCGGCGCGGTCGAGACGGAGCTGTTCCGCACGAGCATCGACACCGCGCCTGATCCGGTCGCGGCCTATGAGGCCGTGCGCGCCCGCTACGCGCTCCAGCGCGTCGCCTCGCCGGAGGAGATCGCCGCGGCGATCCTGTGGCTGACCAGCGCGGAATCCTCCTATGTCACCGGCACGGCCATCGCCGTCGATGGCGGCCGGACCTTCCACTAG
- a CDS encoding DUF411 domain-containing protein, translating to MASKLFPSRRGLVIGAAQAAAALALWRPSIAAETLPKIIVTRDPNCGCCGNWVAHVRAAGLTVEVVEVPDVAPLKARLGVPDALASCHTAEIGGYVVEGHVPAAAIKRLLIERPRVTGLAVAGMPVGSPGMEVPGQVPQDYEVIAFSAGAQQVFARYRGLQQV from the coding sequence ATGGCAAGCAAACTCTTCCCGTCTCGCCGCGGGCTGGTGATCGGCGCCGCGCAGGCAGCCGCTGCGCTCGCGCTGTGGCGTCCCTCGATCGCGGCCGAGACGCTCCCCAAGATCATCGTGACCCGGGATCCGAACTGCGGTTGCTGCGGCAACTGGGTTGCGCATGTAAGGGCCGCCGGCCTTACTGTGGAGGTGGTCGAGGTCCCGGATGTCGCCCCGCTCAAGGCCAGGCTCGGCGTGCCCGATGCGCTTGCCTCCTGCCACACGGCGGAGATCGGTGGCTACGTCGTGGAGGGGCATGTGCCGGCTGCGGCGATCAAGCGCCTGCTCATCGAGCGGCCGCGCGTGACAGGCCTTGCCGTCGCGGGCATGCCGGTCGGCTCACCCGGCATGGAAGTTCCCGGGCAGGTGCCGCAGGATTATGAGGTCATTGCGTTTTCGGCTGGCGCGCAGCAGGTGTTCGCGCGCTATCGCGGGTTGCAGCAGGTGTGA
- a CDS encoding SDR family NAD(P)-dependent oxidoreductase, whose amino-acid sequence MTSGRFTGKVVAITGAAHGIGAATARRFLDEGAQVAVIDREADGFAESFAGQPGDRLLTMVGDCTDAAVLADFHARTVAAFGPVDILFNNVGQSGRERAAEFHESQEEVWRFVLEVSLFTAMRMSRLVVPAMRERGGRIVNMSSDAALVGDAGLTDYAAAKMGIIGFTRSLARELAPHRVTVNAVAPGAVRTRAHDRLTPAVIERIKATTPAGFIAEPEDVAGCVAFLASEDARYVTGQTLLIDGGRWMI is encoded by the coding sequence ATGACGAGCGGACGCTTCACCGGCAAGGTTGTCGCCATCACCGGCGCGGCGCATGGCATCGGCGCAGCGACGGCGCGCCGCTTCCTCGACGAAGGTGCGCAGGTCGCCGTGATCGACCGCGAGGCCGACGGCTTCGCGGAAAGCTTCGCTGGCCAGCCGGGCGACCGCCTCCTGACCATGGTCGGTGACTGCACCGATGCGGCGGTGCTCGCCGATTTCCATGCCCGCACCGTCGCGGCCTTCGGCCCGGTCGACATCCTCTTCAACAATGTCGGCCAGAGCGGGCGCGAGCGCGCCGCTGAGTTCCACGAGTCGCAGGAAGAAGTCTGGCGCTTCGTGCTGGAGGTTTCGCTCTTCACCGCGATGCGGATGAGCCGCCTCGTCGTGCCGGCGATGCGCGAGCGCGGCGGGCGCATCGTCAACATGTCGAGCGATGCCGCCCTCGTCGGCGATGCCGGTCTCACCGATTACGCCGCCGCCAAGATGGGCATCATCGGCTTCACACGCTCGCTCGCGCGTGAGCTCGCGCCGCATCGCGTCACCGTCAATGCGGTAGCGCCCGGCGCCGTCCGCACCCGCGCCCATGACCGGCTGACGCCGGCCGTGATTGAGCGCATCAAGGCGACGACGCCGGCCGGCTTCATCGCCGAGCCGGAGGACGTCGCCGGCTGCGTCGCCTTCCTCGCCAGCGAAGACGCCCGCTACGTCACCGGCCAGACGCTGCTGATCGATGGCGGCCGCTGGATGATCTGA
- a CDS encoding heavy metal translocating P-type ATPase: MTTHHHHAGHHSHEHAHGRGHPAVPEQEVKDPVCGMTVDPATAEHRATHAGQTFFFCSEGCHDKFQANPAVYVGKAEALPAKQAPKGTIYTCPMHPEIRRPAPGNCPICGMALEPEIASAEQGPSAELVDMTRRFWIGLALVVPVFLLEMGGHLADLHHWIGQQAANWIQLVLATPVVLWAGWPFFQRGWASLVNRSLNMFTLIAMGTGVAWVYSVVATVTPGLFPQVFRAVDGSVAIYFEAAAVITVLVLLGQVLELRAREQTGGAIRALLDLVPKTARRVRDDGSDEDIGLDAVAVGDRLRVRPGETVPVDGELIEGRSSIDESMVTGESMPVTKEVGAALIGGTLNRTGGFIMRAGKVGSDTMLARIVDMVAQAQRSRAPIQRLADTVSGWFVPLVIVIALAAFGAWMAFGPEPRFAHGLVAAVAVLIIACPCALGLATPMSIMVGVGRGARLGVLIKNAEALERFEKVDTLVVDKTGTLTEGKPRLIALRPVSGFDENELLRLAASLERASEHPLAAAIVDAAKERDLVLTEARDFDSPVGKGVTGTVEGRSIVIGSHRIMADAGIDVSSLAAEAEALRAEGGTVIFVALDGRVGGLLAIADPVKQTTPAAIQALKQAGIRVVMLTGDNRTTAQAVARRLGIDDVEAEVLPEDKSAVVSKLRAEGKVVAMAGDGVNDAPALAAADIGIAMGPGTDVAIESAGVTLLKGDLQGIVRALQLSRATMGNIRQNLFFAFIYNAAGVPVAAGLLYPLFGILLSPIIAAAAMALSSVSVIGNALRLRAVSLER; this comes from the coding sequence ATGACAACCCATCACCACCATGCCGGTCATCATTCCCATGAGCATGCCCACGGCCGTGGCCATCCGGCCGTGCCGGAGCAGGAGGTGAAGGACCCGGTTTGCGGAATGACGGTCGATCCAGCGACGGCGGAGCATCGCGCCACCCATGCCGGGCAGACCTTCTTCTTCTGCTCCGAAGGTTGTCACGACAAGTTCCAGGCGAACCCGGCGGTTTATGTGGGGAAGGCCGAGGCGCTTCCGGCGAAGCAGGCGCCGAAGGGGACGATCTATACCTGCCCGATGCATCCCGAAATCCGCCGGCCGGCGCCGGGCAACTGCCCGATCTGCGGCATGGCGCTGGAACCGGAGATCGCGAGCGCGGAACAAGGTCCCAGCGCCGAGCTGGTCGATATGACCCGCAGATTCTGGATCGGGCTTGCGCTCGTCGTGCCGGTCTTCCTGCTCGAGATGGGCGGCCATCTCGCCGATCTGCATCACTGGATCGGCCAGCAGGCCGCGAACTGGATTCAGCTCGTGCTGGCGACGCCTGTCGTTCTCTGGGCGGGCTGGCCGTTTTTCCAGCGCGGCTGGGCCTCGCTCGTCAATCGCAGCCTCAACATGTTCACCTTGATCGCGATGGGAACAGGAGTCGCCTGGGTCTACAGCGTGGTCGCCACGGTGACGCCGGGGCTTTTCCCGCAGGTGTTTCGGGCTGTGGACGGCTCGGTCGCGATCTATTTCGAGGCCGCTGCGGTGATCACTGTTCTGGTGCTGCTCGGACAGGTCCTGGAATTGCGGGCGCGCGAGCAGACCGGCGGCGCGATCCGCGCCCTGCTCGACCTGGTCCCAAAAACCGCAAGGCGGGTGCGGGACGACGGCTCCGACGAGGATATCGGCCTCGACGCCGTCGCGGTCGGTGATCGTCTGCGCGTCAGGCCCGGCGAAACCGTGCCGGTAGACGGCGAGCTCATCGAAGGACGCAGCTCGATCGACGAGTCGATGGTGACGGGTGAATCGATGCCCGTCACCAAAGAGGTTGGAGCTGCGCTGATCGGGGGCACGCTGAACCGCACCGGCGGCTTCATCATGCGCGCCGGGAAGGTCGGCAGCGACACCATGCTGGCCCGCATCGTCGACATGGTCGCGCAGGCGCAGCGCTCCCGCGCGCCGATTCAACGCCTTGCCGACACGGTGTCCGGCTGGTTCGTTCCGCTCGTCATCGTCATCGCCCTGGCCGCCTTCGGCGCCTGGATGGCGTTCGGGCCGGAGCCGCGCTTCGCCCATGGGCTCGTCGCGGCCGTGGCGGTGCTCATCATCGCCTGTCCCTGCGCGCTTGGCCTGGCGACGCCGATGTCGATCATGGTGGGGGTCGGGCGTGGTGCGCGTCTCGGCGTCCTGATCAAGAACGCCGAGGCGCTCGAGCGCTTCGAGAAGGTCGATACGCTGGTCGTCGACAAGACCGGCACACTGACCGAAGGCAAGCCGCGGCTGATCGCCTTGCGGCCTGTGAGCGGATTCGACGAGAATGAACTGCTGCGGCTCGCCGCCTCGCTGGAGCGCGCGAGCGAACATCCGCTCGCCGCCGCGATCGTCGATGCCGCGAAGGAGCGGGACCTCGTCTTGACCGAGGCCCGGGACTTCGACAGCCCCGTCGGCAAGGGTGTGACCGGCACGGTCGAAGGCCGGTCGATCGTGATCGGCAGCCACCGGATCATGGCCGATGCCGGCATCGACGTCTCTTCCCTGGCGGCGGAAGCGGAGGCCTTGAGGGCCGAAGGCGGAACCGTGATCTTCGTCGCCCTGGATGGTCGCGTCGGCGGCCTGCTGGCCATCGCCGACCCGGTCAAGCAAACCACGCCGGCGGCGATCCAGGCTCTCAAGCAGGCCGGCATCCGCGTGGTCATGCTGACCGGCGACAACAGGACCACGGCACAGGCGGTGGCGCGCCGGCTCGGCATCGACGATGTCGAGGCCGAGGTGCTCCCGGAGGACAAGAGCGCCGTCGTGAGCAAGCTGCGCGCTGAGGGCAAGGTGGTCGCCATGGCCGGCGACGGGGTGAACGATGCGCCCGCCCTCGCGGCGGCCGATATCGGCATCGCCATGGGACCCGGGACCGACGTTGCGATCGAAAGTGCCGGCGTGACCCTGCTCAAGGGCGATCTGCAAGGCATTGTCCGTGCGCTTCAACTGAGCCGGGCGACAATGGGCAACATCCGGCAGAACCTGTTTTTCGCTTTTATCTACAACGCTGCCGGCGTCCCGGTGGCTGCAGGCCTGCTCTATCCGCTGTTCGGGATCTTGTTGTCGCCGATCATCGCGGCTGCGGCGATGGCGCTGTCGTCGGTCAGTGTGATCGGCAATGCGCTGCGCTTGCGCGCTGTTTCACTCGAACGATGA
- a CDS encoding cupredoxin family protein, giving the protein MKTATFKLAAIALLMSAGAALAGPGGAGHGHGHGDETAYGKAGDPKKPARIVQVVMSERDGKMAFIPDRIEVRRGEQVRFQLRNNGELDHELVLATLEENLKHAVEMQKNPDMEHDDPNAKRLAPKKTGEIVWAFTKAGEFDFSCLIPGHREAGMTGKIIVK; this is encoded by the coding sequence ATGAAGACAGCCACGTTCAAACTGGCCGCGATCGCGCTTCTGATGTCGGCCGGCGCCGCCCTGGCGGGTCCCGGCGGTGCCGGCCACGGCCACGGCCATGGCGACGAGACCGCCTATGGCAAGGCGGGCGACCCGAAGAAGCCCGCCCGCATCGTCCAGGTCGTGATGAGCGAGCGGGACGGCAAGATGGCCTTCATTCCGGACCGGATCGAGGTCCGGCGCGGCGAGCAGGTCCGCTTCCAGCTGCGCAACAACGGCGAGCTCGATCACGAACTGGTCCTGGCGACGTTGGAGGAGAACCTCAAGCACGCCGTCGAGATGCAGAAGAACCCCGACATGGAGCATGACGACCCGAACGCCAAGCGGCTCGCGCCGAAGAAGACCGGCGAGATCGTCTGGGCCTTCACCAAGGCGGGCGAGTTCGACTTCTCCTGCCTGATCCCCGGCCACCGCGAAGCCGGGATGACCGGCAAGATCATCGTCAAGTAA
- a CDS encoding amidase family protein, whose amino-acid sequence MTDIADLSAVDLAAAIRARTVSPVEAVEAALARITEKAKLNAFMAVSAERARAEAKEAEGKLMRGELLGALHGIPFSVKDLTNTEGVATTQGSALFAGNVPKADAVAVARARAAGAILIGKTTTPEFGHKPFTEGPFFGRTLNPHSHAHTCGGSSGGAAVAVAAGMGQLALGSDGGGSIRIPAACCGVVGLKATLGAIPNLQAPDLFGANSFVGPMARDVADTRLMFEVLHGPDRRDPYGQVPAFPERRLAEGEKSRIGFLLRCGNILDPDVEAAVVAAMKQAEALGWAVEPIELDLVSLEPHFLVFLRSLLLARLGSHAEKTPEKLDPTLLATIESGRGYSAAELCQAQFARTDCFAKVQDILGRFDLIASPTLSAPALPVGLDPLGPIEIAGKPVGTIRGAWYPYTFPFNLTGHPALSLPCGFSRDKLPIGLQLVGRWHEDAYLLDVAARLESASRASVR is encoded by the coding sequence ATGACCGATATCGCCGACCTCTCCGCCGTCGATCTCGCTGCCGCGATCCGCGCGAGAACCGTTTCGCCCGTCGAGGCGGTCGAGGCCGCGCTCGCCCGCATCACGGAGAAGGCCAAGCTCAACGCCTTCATGGCCGTCTCGGCCGAGCGGGCTCGCGCCGAGGCGAAGGAGGCCGAAGGAAAGCTGATGCGCGGCGAGCTGCTCGGCGCGCTCCACGGCATCCCGTTCTCGGTCAAGGACCTGACCAACACCGAAGGCGTCGCGACCACGCAGGGCTCGGCGCTCTTTGCCGGCAATGTCCCGAAGGCCGATGCGGTCGCTGTCGCCCGCGCGCGCGCCGCCGGCGCCATCCTGATCGGCAAGACCACGACGCCGGAATTCGGCCACAAGCCCTTCACCGAGGGCCCCTTCTTCGGCCGCACGCTCAACCCTCACAGCCACGCCCATACCTGCGGCGGCTCGTCGGGCGGCGCTGCGGTTGCTGTCGCGGCCGGCATGGGCCAGCTCGCGCTCGGCAGCGATGGCGGTGGCTCGATCCGCATCCCCGCCGCCTGCTGCGGGGTCGTCGGCCTGAAGGCGACGCTGGGCGCCATTCCCAACCTGCAGGCGCCCGATCTCTTCGGCGCGAACTCCTTCGTCGGGCCGATGGCGCGGGATGTCGCCGATACCCGGCTGATGTTCGAGGTGCTGCACGGCCCGGACCGGCGCGACCCCTATGGGCAGGTGCCGGCTTTCCCGGAGCGCCGGCTCGCCGAAGGCGAAAAGTCGCGCATCGGCTTCCTCCTGCGCTGCGGCAATATCCTCGATCCGGACGTGGAGGCCGCGGTCGTCGCCGCGATGAAGCAGGCGGAAGCGCTCGGCTGGGCCGTCGAGCCGATCGAGCTCGATCTGGTTTCGCTGGAGCCGCATTTCCTCGTCTTCCTGCGCTCGCTGCTGCTGGCCCGCCTCGGCAGCCATGCCGAGAAGACGCCGGAGAAGCTCGATCCGACCCTGCTGGCCACGATCGAGTCCGGCCGCGGCTACAGCGCCGCCGAACTCTGCCAGGCTCAGTTCGCCCGGACAGATTGCTTCGCCAAGGTGCAGGACATCCTCGGGCGCTTCGACCTGATCGCCTCTCCGACCTTGTCGGCGCCGGCCCTGCCGGTCGGGCTCGATCCGCTCGGCCCGATCGAGATCGCAGGCAAGCCGGTGGGCACGATCCGCGGCGCTTGGTATCCTTACACCTTCCCGTTCAACCTCACGGGCCATCCGGCCCTGTCGCTCCCGTGCGGCTTCAGCCGCGACAAGCTGCCGATCGGTCTCCAGCTTGTCGGCCGCTGGCATGAGGATGCCTACCTGCTGGATGTCGCGGCCCGGTTGGAGAGCGCGTCGCGCGCTTCTGTCCGCTAG
- a CDS encoding ABC transporter permease gives MMSRRQGLLLISPLLLVLAGFFLVPVLMLLPTSVSVYEPGTGLVKGAWTLANYTQIVTDDYYREVVWRTLGLGFSVTLICLLLGYPLAYLIARGPERWRVPLILLVIFPMLLNLVVRSFGWIALLANRGLINNLLMQLGLTAAPVKLLFNFIGLFIGLTHIYLPFMVLMLVAAIRNVPRDVESAAATLGSSRAHVFMAVTLPLSAPGILAGSILVFVLTISALVTPRMLGGPTYQVMATLIYDEYMQLLDWPSGSALSFALTFMAVAIIWLSSRLTKRWAGMA, from the coding sequence ATGATGTCGCGGCGGCAAGGGCTCCTGCTGATCTCGCCGCTGCTGCTGGTGCTGGCGGGGTTCTTCCTTGTGCCGGTGCTGATGCTGTTGCCGACGAGCGTCAGTGTCTACGAGCCCGGCACCGGCCTCGTCAAAGGCGCCTGGACGCTGGCGAACTACACCCAGATCGTCACCGACGACTATTATCGCGAGGTCGTCTGGCGCACGCTGGGCTTGGGCTTCTCCGTCACTCTGATCTGCCTGCTGCTCGGCTATCCGCTTGCCTATCTCATCGCGCGCGGGCCGGAGCGCTGGCGCGTGCCGCTGATCCTGCTCGTCATCTTCCCGATGCTGCTCAACCTCGTGGTGCGCTCCTTCGGCTGGATCGCGCTGCTCGCCAATCGCGGCCTCATCAACAACCTGCTGATGCAGCTCGGGCTGACGGCAGCGCCGGTGAAGCTGCTGTTCAACTTCATCGGCCTCTTCATCGGCCTCACGCATATCTACCTGCCCTTCATGGTGCTGATGCTGGTCGCCGCGATCCGCAACGTCCCACGCGACGTCGAATCCGCCGCCGCGACGCTCGGTTCCAGCCGTGCCCATGTCTTCATGGCGGTGACGCTGCCGCTTTCGGCGCCCGGCATCCTCGCCGGCTCGATCCTCGTCTTCGTGCTGACGATCAGCGCGCTGGTGACGCCGCGCATGCTGGGCGGCCCGACCTATCAGGTCATGGCGACGCTGATCTACGACGAGTACATGCAGCTTCTCGACTGGCCGAGCGGCTCGGCGCTCTCCTTCGCGCTGACCTTCATGGCGGTGGCGATCATCTGGCTGTCGAGCCGGCTGACCAAGCGCTGGGCGGGCATGGCATGA
- a CDS encoding polysaccharide deacetylase: MPLTSKGFPLFLTFDLDAETMWTGRDPAYANRPILMSQGAYGWKVGTGRVLDLLDRYGIKATFFVPGLVIDQREWLMEEILKRGHELAHHSYSHTWILNLSPEEEREEMEKAYQSIKRVSGRAPRGWRSPAAEISPITMPMLVEYGFDYSSNFFDDDSPYLHTVEGKETKIVELPFRWVLDDAPFFQYSIVLPGRTMQAPSALLEAWKGEFDVLYAEDRMMMVGMHPEMIGQPSRIKALEGLIEHALKHPDVWIGRCDEMVDDMRPGLEKARAEARR; this comes from the coding sequence ATGCCGCTGACCTCCAAGGGTTTCCCGCTCTTCCTCACCTTCGATCTCGACGCGGAGACGATGTGGACCGGTCGCGACCCGGCCTATGCCAACCGGCCGATCCTGATGTCGCAGGGCGCCTATGGCTGGAAGGTCGGCACCGGCCGCGTGCTCGATCTGCTCGACCGCTACGGCATCAAGGCGACCTTCTTCGTGCCGGGCCTCGTCATCGACCAGCGCGAGTGGCTGATGGAGGAGATCCTGAAGCGCGGCCACGAGCTCGCCCATCATAGCTACAGCCACACCTGGATCCTGAACCTCTCGCCCGAGGAAGAGCGCGAGGAGATGGAAAAGGCCTATCAGTCGATCAAGCGCGTCAGCGGCCGGGCGCCGCGCGGCTGGCGCTCGCCGGCGGCCGAGATCAGCCCGATCACCATGCCGATGCTGGTCGAATACGGCTTCGACTATTCCTCGAACTTCTTCGACGACGACTCGCCCTATCTCCACACCGTCGAGGGCAAGGAGACCAAGATCGTCGAATTGCCCTTCCGCTGGGTGCTCGATGACGCGCCCTTCTTCCAGTACTCCATCGTGCTGCCCGGCCGCACCATGCAGGCGCCGTCGGCCCTGCTCGAAGCCTGGAAGGGCGAGTTCGACGTGCTCTATGCCGAGGACCGGATGATGATGGTCGGCATGCATCCCGAGATGATTGGCCAGCCCTCGCGCATCAAGGCGCTGGAAGGGCTGATCGAACACGCGCTGAAGCACCCGGATGTCTGGATCGGCCGCTGCGACGAGATGGTCGACGACATGCGCCCCGGTCTCGAGAAGGCCCGCGCGGAGGCCAGGCGATGA
- a CDS encoding copper-binding protein: MLKTAATLAFLTVALPAAAQSVNGTVTKVDEAQGKLTINHGPIKNLDMDAMTMVFKAGDAAMLKDLKAGTKIKFDADRVNGQLTVTKLEKAK, encoded by the coding sequence ATGCTGAAGACTGCCGCCACCCTGGCTTTCCTGACCGTCGCGCTGCCGGCCGCCGCGCAGTCGGTCAACGGCACCGTCACCAAGGTCGACGAGGCCCAGGGCAAGCTCACCATCAACCATGGCCCGATCAAGAACCTCGACATGGACGCCATGACCATGGTGTTCAAAGCCGGCGATGCCGCCATGCTGAAGGACCTCAAGGCGGGGACCAAGATCAAGTTCGACGCCGACCGCGTCAACGGCCAGCTCACCGTCACCAAGCTCGAGAAGGCTAAGTGA
- a CDS encoding ABC transporter permease, with protein sequence MSAAAEDRPGWGLTATAFAVVAFLQLPVIVVVLAAFSTTSYLTIPPQGLTLAWFGKVLSDPTYLSAIRMSLILACGSTVISLGLGVAAAYALFRKVLPGSEAITSFLMAPLVMPAVVVGVALLQFYSMSGLRGSLIGLLLAHVVITVPYVVRSALANLSGLDLAVEEAARVLGASGFEAFRLVTLPLIAPGLVAGALFSFITSLDNVPVTIFLISASQTTLPVLIFSSVEMGIDPSVAAVSTLLILATGIVLLIAERRFGFHRFV encoded by the coding sequence ATGAGCGCGGCAGCTGAAGACCGCCCCGGCTGGGGGCTGACGGCCACGGCCTTCGCGGTCGTCGCCTTCCTGCAATTGCCGGTGATCGTCGTCGTGCTGGCGGCGTTCTCGACGACCTCCTACCTCACCATTCCGCCGCAGGGGCTGACGCTCGCCTGGTTCGGCAAGGTCTTGAGCGACCCGACCTATCTCTCCGCAATCCGCATGAGCCTGATCCTGGCCTGCGGCTCGACGGTGATCTCGCTCGGGCTCGGCGTGGCCGCGGCCTATGCCCTGTTCCGCAAGGTGCTGCCGGGCTCGGAGGCGATCACCTCCTTCCTGATGGCGCCACTGGTGATGCCGGCCGTAGTCGTAGGCGTCGCGCTTTTGCAGTTCTATAGCATGAGTGGCTTACGCGGCTCGCTCATCGGCTTGCTGTTGGCGCATGTCGTCATCACCGTGCCCTATGTCGTGCGCTCGGCGCTGGCGAACCTGTCGGGCCTCGACCTTGCCGTCGAGGAAGCGGCACGCGTGCTCGGCGCCAGCGGCTTCGAGGCCTTCCGCCTCGTCACGCTGCCGCTGATCGCGCCGGGGCTGGTGGCGGGCGCGCTGTTCTCCTTCATCACCTCGCTCGACAACGTCCCCGTCACGATCTTCCTGATCAGCGCCAGCCAGACGACGCTGCCGGTGCTGATCTTCTCCTCGGTGGAGATGGGCATCGACCCCAGCGTCGCCGCCGTCTCGACGCTGCTCATCCTCGCCACCGGCATCGTGCTCCTCATCGCCGAGCGCCGCTTCGGCTTCCACCGCTTCGTGTGA
- a CDS encoding copper oxidase has protein sequence MTSLSRRGFIGSSGLVLAGAAAVSGRAAFAAVPEAPTMKEATTQAPLVPTTGPDYQPVATLNGWSLPWRMNGDWKEFHLVAEPVVRELAPGMKANLWGYNGQSPGPTIEAVEGDKVRIYVTNKLPENTAVHWHGQRLPNGMDGVGGLTQPHIPPGKTFVYEFQLRRSGTFMYHPHSDEMVQMAMGMMGFFVVHPKDPAFRRVDRDFVFLLNAFDIEAGSYVPKVNTMTDFNLWCWNSRVFPGIDPFVVGKNDKVRIRFGNLTMTNHPIHMHGYEFKVSCTDGGWVDPAAAWDEVSIDVAVGQMRAFDFVADEPGDWAIHCHKSHHTMNAMGHSVKTYIGVNKKDLAKRIAKIAPGYMPMGSNGMGEMGAMEMPLPDNTLPMMTGFAQFGAVEMGGMFSVVKVREGLAKNDYKDPGWFKHPEGTVAYELKGQKLGEAPRATPPDSGVQSAEWRAKDPRKPSLGPDGKPRPAAKSSHSNH, from the coding sequence ATGACATCCCTATCTCGCAGAGGCTTCATCGGTTCGTCCGGGCTCGTGCTGGCCGGGGCGGCGGCCGTCTCGGGGCGCGCCGCCTTCGCGGCTGTCCCCGAGGCGCCAACCATGAAGGAGGCGACGACGCAGGCGCCGCTCGTGCCGACCACGGGGCCGGACTACCAGCCGGTCGCGACCCTGAACGGCTGGTCCCTGCCCTGGCGGATGAACGGCGACTGGAAGGAGTTCCATCTCGTCGCCGAGCCGGTGGTGCGGGAGCTCGCGCCCGGCATGAAGGCCAATCTCTGGGGCTATAACGGCCAGTCTCCCGGCCCGACGATCGAAGCGGTCGAGGGCGACAAGGTCCGCATCTACGTCACCAACAAGCTGCCGGAGAACACCGCCGTCCACTGGCATGGCCAGCGCCTGCCCAACGGCATGGACGGCGTCGGCGGGCTGACGCAGCCGCATATCCCGCCCGGCAAGACCTTCGTCTACGAATTCCAGCTCCGGCGCTCCGGCACCTTCATGTACCACCCGCATTCGGACGAGATGGTCCAGATGGCGATGGGCATGATGGGTTTCTTCGTCGTCCATCCGAAGGACCCGGCCTTCCGCCGCGTCGACCGCGATTTCGTCTTCCTGCTCAACGCCTTCGACATCGAGGCCGGCTCCTATGTGCCGAAGGTCAACACCATGACCGATTTCAACCTGTGGTGCTGGAACAGCCGGGTGTTTCCGGGCATCGACCCCTTCGTCGTCGGCAAGAACGACAAGGTGCGGATCCGCTTCGGCAACCTGACCATGACCAACCACCCGATCCACATGCATGGCTACGAGTTCAAGGTGTCGTGCACCGATGGCGGCTGGGTCGATCCCGCAGCGGCCTGGGACGAGGTCTCGATCGACGTCGCCGTCGGTCAGATGCGCGCCTTCGATTTCGTCGCCGACGAGCCGGGCGACTGGGCGATCCATTGCCACAAATCGCACCACACCATGAATGCCATGGGGCATTCGGTGAAGACCTATATCGGCGTGAACAAGAAGGACCTCGCCAAGCGCATCGCCAAGATCGCACCCGGCTACATGCCGATGGGCTCGAACGGCATGGGCGAAATGGGCGCGATGGAAATGCCGCTACCGGACAATACCCTACCGATGATGACGGGCTTCGCCCAATTCGGCGCGGTCGAGATGGGCGGCATGTTCTCGGTGGTGAAGGTCCGCGAGGGGCTGGCGAAGAACGACTACAAGGACCCCGGCTGGTTCAAGCACCCCGAAGGCACCGTCGCCTACGAACTCAAGGGGCAGAAGCTCGGCGAGGCACCGCGGGCGACGCCGCCCGACAGCGGCGTCCAGTCGGCTGAATGGCGGGCCAAGGACCCGCGCAAGCCCAGCCTCGGACCGGACGGCAAGCCGCGCCCGGCTGCGAAGAGTTCCCATTCCAACCACTGA